A stretch of the Porifericola rhodea genome encodes the following:
- a CDS encoding nuclear transport factor 2 family protein, whose protein sequence is MKQIHYLALFLCTILFACGTSEEEKFEQAVRAKAIEYFATYQQREDWDKFLSFYHPKVTFTDAALKTRTRGIKNFEEFYNWPDSNFQKISPAQKHLEVQDIVTQDSLVVARGHFNPFYWHGEKQEWSGGFTIWLYFDKDLKIRHQVDYIQYPASVILSARRE, encoded by the coding sequence ATGAAGCAGATACATTATTTAGCCCTATTTCTCTGTACTATATTATTTGCCTGTGGCACTTCCGAAGAAGAAAAGTTTGAACAGGCGGTAAGAGCAAAAGCTATTGAGTACTTTGCTACTTATCAGCAAAGAGAAGATTGGGATAAATTTCTCTCGTTTTATCATCCAAAAGTTACCTTTACCGATGCTGCTCTTAAGACACGTACCAGGGGCATCAAAAATTTTGAAGAGTTTTACAACTGGCCAGACTCCAACTTTCAGAAGATAAGCCCTGCACAGAAGCACCTGGAGGTTCAGGATATTGTTACTCAGGATAGCCTGGTAGTAGCTCGCGGTCATTTCAACCCTTTCTACTGGCATGGCGAAAAGCAGGAATGGAGCGGAGGTTTTACTATCTGGCTTTATTTTGACAAAGATCTAAAAATCAGACATCAGGTAGACTATATACAGTATCCTGCTTCTGTAATTCTCTCTGCCCGAAGAGAATAG